Proteins from a genomic interval of Elusimicrobiota bacterium:
- a CDS encoding kelch repeat-containing protein, with protein MNKNNVIFLSLILVLIPHHIFASRFEIYNTTEGFGMGNMQNTVVSSTGNYVTVSLVNEWISGNIYNTPYARRYSQIIYDELTKTMLVYGGSNNTDEVYGDMWEYNPAIDRWELIKPVTSPGKRYGHSMCYLGNGKIFVFGGKNDSNEVYGDTWLYDRNTDIWTMIITTGTVPGKRFMMSAVSTDSNTVILFGGISEGQYKRDTWLFDYRTGKWEEIVMSVSPSARMNAMLCYSKDDNKCVLFGGYNTSKELNDTWTFDLPTKQWLSVQTKTAPVACSDAVMVYDRYLSRAVFFGGSKRIGLSNDTWLYNLKKNEWSYSYTKKMPEARFGHCGCYDSNRKSVVVFGGSGSEYHSDIWSYHFAVKGEYTTPLLYINKSTELIWESVTVKPPSDAVNNNIGYRVSTSTNGVFWTGFLDRNGNELDYYNGTGIPVSLGMGTKNYTHLKLKFYLTSVDPPHSPEITEVRIVYNCAPEKTNTLLPKDGFRTNTEYIEFTFSNSSDDDNDELLYDFEVDISTLYRSKYKVSLSSITEGAGFSRYTLTQVLNPGVWYWHVRARDTSDLPGEWSNNSAVIIDRIAPAEVTGFTGISGPGHGNITLTWVSPGDDGTMETGVGAVYEIAASSYTIFPFNQVWNRDVTYKDSWFTILNPSERNNYLFSNLNDDTTYYVYLRSCDTAGNYSTTSRALYGIKTPAVPVVEILTPNADAELKGDITINWHFSDPDVEDTYLTSVYISTNNGYNFSILVTSGIFTYDAQATWNTNHIANNYASMIRVEIRDSYGMTGIAQSTAVFKVYNPNYAPVLEVVSPSSGTNIVSRNWTLRWAVKDNNYADDHFIDIYYTISPDGEWLNLTTETLVNTTYYLWNTYEYNNGLFYKLKFVVHDSGYPVNSDTKITRIFTVNNNNVPPEEFNLNYPYENAYVNASTKKFVWESSSDNNQEDKVNYTLQYSTTMDFSKVTEIAGLTTNFYIPDVSFLDDTTYYWRVSAWDSMNSYTSSIQEYIKFYSYRYRVSSTDGMFEATALTRLPEGVYLSISVIQNKNNAQTQEAGKYTNQDPMTKEYSSLSYRLYLSDAAGQEVYTNESIRLRIKTKYLVEQQGVKPQYLRLCKLTQNEKLNAVWRRASGVQLVDSQSQALSLDNTEGLGTYCVLQYAPEYHLLNGLTAYPNPFTPDSQKLNIRYILTRSAKVSVYLYNTVGDLVYVREIPAGSFGAEGTEEGMVNEIEWDGYNGRQKVVASGAYFLKISANVPNTNEGKSLITTIAVLR; from the coding sequence AGATATTCACAGATTATTTATGATGAGCTAACAAAAACAATGCTGGTATACGGTGGGTCAAATAATACTGATGAAGTATATGGAGATATGTGGGAATATAATCCTGCAATTGACCGTTGGGAATTAATAAAACCTGTAACCTCACCTGGTAAAAGATACGGGCATTCAATGTGTTATTTAGGTAACGGAAAAATATTTGTTTTTGGCGGGAAAAACGATTCTAACGAGGTTTATGGAGATACCTGGCTTTATGATAGGAATACGGATATTTGGACTATGATTATTACCACGGGAACCGTACCGGGAAAAAGATTTATGATGAGCGCAGTGTCTACCGACAGCAATACAGTTATACTATTTGGCGGTATTAGCGAGGGACAATATAAACGAGATACATGGTTATTCGATTATAGAACAGGTAAATGGGAAGAAATTGTTATGAGTGTATCACCATCAGCTCGTATGAACGCTATGCTGTGTTACTCGAAAGATGACAATAAATGTGTCCTTTTTGGGGGATATAATACAAGCAAGGAATTGAATGATACATGGACGTTTGATTTACCTACAAAACAATGGTTATCGGTTCAAACAAAAACTGCTCCCGTAGCATGTTCTGATGCGGTTATGGTTTATGATAGATATCTTAGCCGTGCAGTTTTTTTTGGGGGTTCAAAAAGAATTGGTTTATCAAACGACACGTGGTTGTATAACTTAAAAAAAAATGAATGGTCGTATTCGTATACGAAAAAGATGCCGGAGGCACGTTTTGGGCATTGTGGTTGTTATGATAGTAATAGAAAAAGTGTTGTAGTATTTGGAGGATCCGGATCAGAATACCATTCTGATATTTGGAGTTACCATTTTGCTGTTAAAGGGGAGTATACAACACCGCTGTTATACATTAATAAATCTACGGAACTTATATGGGAAAGTGTTACTGTAAAACCACCAAGTGACGCGGTTAATAATAATATCGGTTATAGGGTATCAACTTCCACTAACGGGGTGTTTTGGACCGGATTTTTGGATCGAAACGGTAACGAACTGGATTACTATAACGGTACAGGAATCCCTGTGAGTTTAGGGATGGGAACGAAGAACTATACGCATCTTAAACTAAAATTTTATCTAACCTCTGTTGACCCGCCTCACAGCCCGGAAATTACTGAGGTAAGAATAGTATATAACTGTGCCCCAGAGAAAACTAATACATTACTCCCTAAAGACGGGTTTAGGACAAATACAGAATATATTGAGTTTACTTTTTCCAACTCATCTGATGATGATAATGATGAACTGTTATATGACTTTGAAGTAGACATTTCAACATTATATAGATCCAAATACAAGGTTTCTTTATCGTCAATCACTGAGGGAGCGGGATTCAGCAGGTATACCTTAACGCAGGTACTCAATCCCGGGGTTTGGTACTGGCATGTACGCGCACGGGATACCAGTGATCTTCCGGGAGAATGGTCAAATAATTCGGCAGTAATTATTGACCGTATTGCTCCTGCGGAAGTTACAGGGTTTACAGGTATTTCAGGGCCGGGCCACGGGAATATAACGCTTACATGGGTTTCACCAGGTGATGATGGTACAATGGAAACCGGGGTAGGTGCGGTATACGAAATTGCCGCTTCATCATATACTATTTTTCCTTTTAATCAAGTATGGAATCGTGATGTTACATATAAAGATTCATGGTTTACTATACTTAATCCTTCGGAACGCAATAACTATTTGTTTAGTAACCTTAACGACGATACAACCTATTATGTTTATCTTCGCTCTTGTGATACCGCTGGGAATTATTCAACTACAAGCAGGGCATTGTATGGCATAAAAACTCCCGCCGTGCCAGTTGTTGAAATATTAACACCTAATGCAGATGCGGAATTGAAAGGGGATATAACTATAAACTGGCATTTTTCAGATCCTGATGTTGAAGATACATATTTGACTTCGGTATATATATCAACAAACAACGGGTATAATTTTAGTATTTTAGTTACGAGCGGCATATTTACCTATGATGCACAGGCTACGTGGAATACTAATCACATTGCTAATAATTATGCCAGTATGATAAGAGTGGAAATACGGGATTCATATGGTATGACCGGAATTGCGCAGTCAACTGCAGTATTTAAAGTTTATAATCCCAATTACGCTCCGGTATTGGAAGTAGTAAGCCCGTCGTCCGGTACTAACATTGTCAGCAGAAATTGGACGTTGAGATGGGCGGTAAAAGATAATAATTACGCTGATGATCATTTTATTGATATTTACTATACCATATCCCCTGATGGTGAATGGTTAAATTTAACCACAGAAACTTTGGTAAATACCACCTATTATTTATGGAACACCTATGAATACAATAACGGGTTGTTTTACAAGCTAAAATTTGTAGTCCACGATAGCGGTTATCCTGTAAATTCAGATACTAAGATTACCCGCATATTTACCGTAAATAATAATAATGTGCCTCCGGAAGAGTTTAATTTGAACTATCCATACGAAAATGCGTATGTTAATGCCTCTACTAAAAAGTTTGTATGGGAATCTTCATCAGATAATAACCAGGAAGATAAAGTGAATTATACGCTGCAATACAGTACAACTATGGACTTCAGTAAAGTTACAGAAATTGCTGGGTTAACGACAAACTTTTATATTCCGGATGTTAGCTTTTTGGATGATACAACATATTATTGGCGTGTGAGCGCGTGGGACAGCATGAATTCCTATACGTCAAGTATTCAGGAATACATAAAGTTTTATTCATACAGGTACCGCGTATCAAGTACCGACGGTATGTTTGAAGCGACAGCATTAACCCGTTTACCTGAAGGAGTATATTTATCAATAAGTGTTATACAAAACAAAAATAATGCTCAAACACAGGAAGCTGGGAAGTATACTAACCAGGATCCTATGACAAAAGAATATTCATCTTTGTCTTACCGTTTATACTTAAGCGATGCTGCCGGGCAGGAAGTTTATACAAATGAAAGTATCCGTTTGAGGATTAAAACCAAATATTTGGTAGAACAACAAGGTGTTAAACCGCAATATCTGCGCCTCTGTAAATTAACTCAAAATGAAAAACTCAATGCTGTATGGCGCCGTGCATCCGGAGTACAGTTGGTTGATTCCCAGTCACAAGCATTGTCTTTAGACAATACAGAAGGGTTAGGGACGTATTGTGTCCTGCAATATGCTCCGGAATATCATTTACTTAACGGTTTAACAGCATACCCCAATCCTTTTACTCCGGATAGTCAAAAGTTGAATATCCGATATATCCTTACACGCTCCGCAAAGGTTTCTGTGTACTTATACAACACTGTTGGGGATCTGGTGTATGTAAGAGAAATCCCTGCGGGTAGTTTCGGGGCGGAAGGAACGGAGGAAGGTATGGTTAATGAAATAGAATGGGATGGGTATAACGGCCGGCAAAAAGTTGTAGCTTCCGGCGCGTATTTCCTGAAAATATCGGCAAACGTTCCTAACACTAATGAAGGGAAAAGTTTAATAACTACGATCGCGGTACTTAGATAG